The genomic region CGAATACACGGGCAAGCCGTCTCCCATGCCTGCCCTCGGCGGCGCGTCGGCGGAAAACCTGCGTTTCCTCGATTACCTGATCTACGAGCCCGTTCGCACGGTGCTTCTCTTCCGCGAAGGCGTGAACGTCCTCGTCCCGGCTCCCGAGAGGTATGCCGTCCACAAGCTGATCGTGTCGTCCAGAAGGCTCACGGACACGCTAGGACGTGTGAAGGCGGACAAGGACCTGTCGCAGGCCGCCTTGCTCTTCGAGGCCCTCGTGGAGACGCGCCATGGCGACGAGCTGGCCGATGCTTGGGAAGAAGCATGGGAGCGAGGGGATGCGTGGAAAGAGGGGATCGTCAGCGGCCTATCGAGACTGCCCAAGAACGGGGTGAAAGCCCTCGAAAAGGTTCTCGGCCCCGAGGTGGTGGAAAGTCTGCTGAAAAGGTGATCGAGCGATGATGATCGTGCCAAAGCGAATATCCCGGGTTCGAACATCGCGGACGCGGCGAACGATCACTATCGCTTATCGATGGTTGATTGATTTGGCGTCCGCTTGCGTGCTAGCCCTTCGTCACTGGGCTTTCAGCGCTAAAATTTTGAGCTGATCAATTCGTCCTTGGCACAGGTCCTCTATAGCCTTCTGAAGTGATCGAGTGCGTTCTAGCAGCCACTCAAACGCCTCTCCCGTGATGCTGTAGTGGCTTGAATATCGGGCCTTAACGTAGGCTTCATTGATGACGTTGAACCAAGCCTCGTAGCGGGCGCGGTCCCGCGGCCAGACTTCTGCTAATTGCAGCGTTTGCTCCTCGGCGAGACCTCGCAAGAACGTTAGATTGTGAGATGCGGGACTGTAATTCGTCATGACAAGCAAATGACAAGAATAAGACTGCTCTATTGCCTGATGAAGCAAAAACGCGCCCTCGTTCAGCATACGATCCCTGTAGGCTGTGTCCGCTAGCCTCGCCATATTCTTCGCCATTGAAAATTTTTCGGAGAAATGTCGAGCGGCGGCCTCATGAGCAGCGCTTGGAGCCAAAATCTTCGCCACAGGAAGCGGCTCTTGGTCGACTTCATAAAGAACGATGCCATCTCGCCGAATATCCGAGAAGAAATGCTGCCCCTGATGTAGGGCGTCGCCAACCTCGCGCCGTGAATGGATGATCGGATTGACGAGAGTCTTTATGCCCCGGTCGCGCATCAACCGGTGCTTGGCAGCATACCAATATTCGGGATGGGTCGATTTCTTCGTGCTGACGATGATAAGGATATCGTAGTCCGAACGGTATCCTTTCATCGTATGGGGTTCATCAACCCAGGTGCCGCGGGGTAGAATAGGCGACTAGCGCCGTGCTGCCTCTCGGCAGTCGGTTTCTAGTCGCCTTTCGCCGAACCGGACGTGCATCTTTCGTTATGCATCCAGCTCTCCAGAAGACATGGCAAAGTCAGGCGAGTCCATCCAATCGTAGCGGTACCGGCAGACCGAGGTCCACGCGAGCAGATGTTGTTCGACGTGGCCTTCGCGCCAGAGCCGCCGTGTCGGACGCCGCAGACTGCGGAGACGATGATCCCGCAAGATGTTGCGTCCGTGCGTCTTTGGGCGTTTCCGCCGCAACCAGAGCCAGAGCCTTTTGCCGACATACCAATCGAGATCGGTAAAGACGCGCCCGGCTCGGGCGCAGTAACGGTAGTAGTTCGCCCATCCGCGCAGGATGGGATTGATTTCCTGGAGTGTTTCGCCAAGACTGCGCGCTGTTCTTCGTGTGGTGCACAGTTTGGCTTTTCGACGCAGATCGGCGGCCTTGGCTTTGGGTATTTCAACGCGGGGGCCGTAGCCGTAGCGTTTGTCCCATCGCATCGTGACGTGGAAGCCAAGGAATTCGAATCCCTCCGTCACAGCCGTAACCCTTGTCTTTTCCGGCGACAATTCGAGGCCCGTGGTCAGGCGGAGGTGTTCGGCCAGTGCGGATTTTTCCGCCTTGGCATCGTCCTCCGTACCCGACACCATCACCACGAAGTCGTCGGCGTAGCGTACCGGATAGCAGATGCAGAGCCCAGCTCTGTCATCTCGCTGCCGCGCACCCCGCGCCGCTGCCACTCCATCACCTTGCCGGTGTGCTCGGATCTTGCTGCGGTGCTCGACCCACCGTTCGTAGCGTTCCTCAATCGCGCTGAGCGCGATATTGGCCAGCAGGGGTGAGATGATCCCGCCTTGAGGAGTGCCGGCTTCGGTGCGGATGAACTGGTCCTCCGCCATGACGCCGACTTTCAGGAACTGTCCGATCAGCCTGACCACCCGACGGTCGGCCACGCGTAAGCGAACCCGGTTCATCAGAAGGTGATGGTTGATGTTATCGAAGCAGCCCTTGATGTCCCCCTCAATGATCCATGGATACGGCAGCCGGGTCCGGTGACCATCGCCGTCGCGCTTGCGCGGCTGGATAGTCGCCCGGATATTCTCCAAGGCGCCGTGCGTGCTTCGTCCGGGCCGGAACCCGTAGGAGACCCGCCAGAATTGCGCCTCGAAGATTGGCTCCAGAAGTATTTTGATGGCGCCTTGCACGACGCGATCCTTGACCGTGGGGATGCCCAAGGGCCGGAATTGCCCCGGTTTTCCGGGCTTTGGGATGAGTTTGCGTCTCGCCGGGCTGGGCCGGTATGCGCCGGAGCGCAGTTCGGCTTGCAACTCTTTGAGAAAGCGATCTTCGCCCCTTTTCCGGATGCGACCCACAGTTAACCCGTCGATGCCAGCTGTTCGTCCACCTTTGTTCGAGGCGACGCGTCGCCAGGCGTGGCGCAGCGTGCGCGGATCGGTTAGCCAACCCCACATATCGCGCCATCCTTCGTCGGGATGTGCCTTACTCCACTGATAGAGTTTGCGCTGAACGCCGAGTATCCAGGCGAGATCCGCCCGGCGATCCATGTCCACAGATCCTTCCTCCGTCGTGCAAGTCTATCGTCTTCCTGCTTCCCTTCGCCCTGTGCGCGGCTTTCCCGCACTCCGACTACTACGGAAGCTCCGCCCTCGGGTTCGTCCTTCTCCGGCCGTCGCGGCTAGCCCAGTTCCTGCTGGGCGGGCGATCCGAGTTCCCGTGTTCCGGTTCCTAACCTTTGTGTCGGTAGGTGGTGAGCTCTACCCCTGACAATGCGGGAGGAAAGGTTATGGAGAGTGCCCCTTCCTCGGGTGCGCCCTCGGCGCATCCAGCAGCGAAGAATTACAAGCCCCGCCGCTTCAGATTGCTTGGCCCTCTCGCCATCACGATGTAAGGGCGTGGTTCGGTAAATACAGAGGCTTCCAGCACTCACTTCGTTGCCTCACCATAGACACTGCGGTAGCCCGGCCTACGGCTGATGGGCCGTATCCGTTTCATTTAAGATCGATCTGCTGATGACACTCCGCCGGCGACACCCGGCCGAGCTTTTCGATCCCCTTCCGTCTACTACTCTCTGTAGAGGGGTGACATTCCAGTCACCGGTCAAGAACCAGTTAGTTTGGGAGGTTGCCTTTATTGCATGATAACCTCCCGCGCCTTCACGGCGCACCGTAAGAGCCGAAGAGGATGATCTTCCAGATGCGGCCCTTCTTCTTGAATTCCGCCTCCCCTCCCTTCAACGCGTTCTCGAATTCCTCATGAATGATCTCGACAACACGCGCCAGTTCGCGCTGCTTCTTTTCCGGCAGATGATCGAGGCTCGACTTCATCAAGGGTAAAACTCCCGTTGAATCATTTTCTTAGCGCATCCACTGACCTGCGCGCCACCGCAATTTCTGAAGGGAAACGGCATGAACCTGGCCGGTTCGCGATTATTCCAGTCGCTTGAGGTGTAGATGTACGATATCGCCGTTCTTCTCCGACGTCCCCAGATACACATCTGCTCGATACCGGTCTCAACGCCTTGCCCATTCTTCTTCACGCCGGCATCGATCGCGCGCTCAAGGCGGGGAACTTTTTGCCGAAAGCGGCGTTTGTCTGCTGTCACCGAACTCGACCAAGTCGATGACATTCATGGGGCTCGCCGACATGACAGGAGGCGAGCTTCTTCCTTTTCCGTGGTTTGCTCAAAAATAGATCGACATCACCAGGTCCTGGTCGAAATCACCGAAGCCCTTGCCAAAAATATTCATGCCGCCCGGATTGTCCGCCTTCTCGTCAATGCCGATACGAAAGCGAATGGAATGATGATCGGCAATGCCGAGCGAGGCAATCGTCTGTGTCGAGACCATCGCACCATCGATCCAGGTTCCCTTGTCATCGATCGTCCAGGTCTTGAGCTTGCCGTATTGCGAGCCGCTAAGCTTCCACCAAGCCGGC from Rhizobium gallicum bv. gallicum R602sp harbors:
- a CDS encoding HEPN domain-containing protein encodes the protein MKGYRSDYDILIIVSTKKSTHPEYWYAAKHRLMRDRGIKTLVNPIIHSRREVGDALHQGQHFFSDIRRDGIVLYEVDQEPLPVAKILAPSAAHEAAARHFSEKFSMAKNMARLADTAYRDRMLNEGAFLLHQAIEQSYSCHLLVMTNYSPASHNLTFLRGLAEEQTLQLAEVWPRDRARYEAWFNVINEAYVKARYSSHYSITGEAFEWLLERTRSLQKAIEDLCQGRIDQLKILALKAQ
- the ltrA gene encoding group II intron reverse transcriptase/maturase produces the protein MDRRADLAWILGVQRKLYQWSKAHPDEGWRDMWGWLTDPRTLRHAWRRVASNKGGRTAGIDGLTVGRIRKRGEDRFLKELQAELRSGAYRPSPARRKLIPKPGKPGQFRPLGIPTVKDRVVQGAIKILLEPIFEAQFWRVSYGFRPGRSTHGALENIRATIQPRKRDGDGHRTRLPYPWIIEGDIKGCFDNINHHLLMNRVRLRVADRRVVRLIGQFLKVGVMAEDQFIRTEAGTPQGGIISPLLANIALSAIEERYERWVEHRSKIRAHRQGDGVAAARGARQRDDRAGLCICYPVRYADDFVVMVSGTEDDAKAEKSALAEHLRLTTGLELSPEKTRVTAVTEGFEFLGFHVTMRWDKRYGYGPRVEIPKAKAADLRRKAKLCTTRRTARSLGETLQEINPILRGWANYYRYCARAGRVFTDLDWYVGKRLWLWLRRKRPKTHGRNILRDHRLRSLRRPTRRLWREGHVEQHLLAWTSVCRYRYDWMDSPDFAMSSGELDA